The Desulfuromonas sp. sequence CTTGCCGCCAGCGCCCTTCGCCAAGCCACATCAAAAAGTGAAAAGTAGCAATGCAAGATCTGCCCCGCCCCCTTCGAGTAAGCCGGTATACTCCTCACTCTCTCCGCCATCGCTTCAATGACCCCCAAAGGCAAGGGCGCAGCCACCCGGCTCCGCCCTTGCCTTTGAACTATATCCCCTTCCCCAGACACAGGTCAGGGAAGGGCCTTCCCTTCCCCCAGAAAGGCGTCTAACAGCAGGGCCTTCCGCCGGGCGTACTCTTCCGGGCTGATCGCCCCCCGCTCGAACTTGCGCTTGAGCGCCTCCAGGGCCTCCTCATCCTTTTTTCCCCGGGGGATGGCCACTTTTTTTTCTGAAGCCTTCCCCCCTTCCCCCCTCTCCCTCAGCCTGCTCGCCTCGGCCCGGATGTCGACCAGGTCCATTTTCAGCTCGGCGTTGCCGTACCAGTGGGTGTAGGCGGGGTTCTGGTGGTAGGCCCCCTTGATGGTTTTGGCGAAATCGAATTTCTTCATCTTGAACAGCAGGCGCTCGATGCGGGAGGTGTCCTCGTAGAGCATCTGGCCGTCGGTCACCAGGACCTCGCCCCTCAGGGGGTGGGGGGGCCGTTCTTCGGGCATGGGGTCGAGGAGACCGTGGTCGGCGAGGTCCCAGACGATGGCCTCGGCCTCCCGGACCAGGGCGAGGCTCTGGGCGCGGACGGCATCGCCCCGGGCCAGCTCTTGCCGGGCGAATGCCGGGGCGTGGCACCCGGTGCAGATCCGGAGCATCTCCGCCCGCCGCCCCGGCAGCTCCTCTTCGGGGTACGGCTTGCCGCTCGGGGGGGCGGTGAGCCCCTTCGAGACGTCGTGGCTCCCCTCGGGCATGTGGCATCTCTGGCAGTCGGGGCCAACGGCAGGCCCCATGGACCCGTTGAGGGTACCGTGCTGGGAGGTCTGCCACATCTCCCACTGGGGATGATCGGGGCCCATGTGGCACTTGGCGCAGGAGGCGGGGTCGCGGACGATGGCGAGATCGGTGAAATGGTTGCCGTGGCAGGACCCGCAGTTGTTTTCCACCTGGTGGCAGCGGTTGCACCCGAGCTCCCCCATCTCGCTGCTCTGTTTGAGGAAGCGGGCGCACTGAACCTGCGAAACCGGCTCTTCGCTCCCCTTCCGGTGGCAGAACCGGCATTCCGCGGGGTCCCTTTCGGGAAGGTTCCGGGTGCAGCCCCACCCGGCGTGCAGCCCCATGCCGTGGCGGCTGGTCCGGTGCTCCAGCAGGGCCTTGCGGTGGCATTTTCCGCAGACATCGGCGTCTACGGGCGCCTCTCCCGCCTCTATCGCTTTGTGGTCGACGCCGTGGCAGGCCGCGCACCCGACCCGGGCCCCGGCGTGGGCGCTTTCCTCCCACTGGCGCACCGCGGCCGGGGTCTTCTCGCGGTGGCAGGGAAGGCAGTCCTCGGCGGCCAGGCTTTGCCCGAGGGGCAGAAGGGCCGCCGCAACGACCGCAAGCGTCAGGTGGAATAATGTTTTCAAGGCGTCTGCATCCTTTCTTTGCGTTCCAGGTATTCTTCGTGGGAAATCAGGCCCCTGCTTCTCCAGTCGCGCAGGGTCCGCAGGGACTCGGCGGGCCGGAAAGAGCCGGCGTCCCCCGCCCCCTCCAGGCCCTCGGCCAGGAAAAGACGTCCGTTTCTGCGCAAAAGGAGGCGCTCCCCGGAGGGAGCGAAGAAGCCCTGAACCCCTTCGGCCAATGCGGCGATCTCGGTCCCGTCCCGATAGAGGGTCCCGTCCACGAGGGCGTACCGTTGCGAAGGCGACAGGGCGAGACGCCTTCCGGGCCGGTCGAAGAGCACCAGCTCCCCCCCCTCCCAGGGGTTGTGCAGAAGAGTGCTCGCCACCCCGTCGCCGTAGAGGACGCTTTCGCCGTCCCGGGAGAAAAGCCCGCCCCCCGAGGAGGTGGCCACCTGTGCCAGGATACGCTCTTCGGGGCTGTTCAGCCGGGCGAGAACCAGCTGGAGGGACGCCTGGAGATTCGGCGGGTCGTACAGCCGGGTGTAAAGGATCTCGTCCCCCCAGGGCGAGAGCCTCAGGTGAAGGTCGGGCAGGCCCTTCTCCCCGGAACGGGACAACGTCGCGGGCCTGACGACCGACTCCCTCAGGGTGCGGCCTTTCGGAGCGCCGGCGCCGTCCCACAGGTAAAGAATGACCTTCAGGCCGGTGCCGAAACTGAAGGGTGTCGTCGCCTGGCATGCGGCCACGACGGTGCCGTCGGGGCTCCAGTGCAGGCCGCCGACACGGCCCTCCAGCGAGGTTTCCCCGACTATCCCTCCGGCCATGGCGTAGACCCGGAGCAGGCTGCGGCCCCCAGGGGCGTCGAACCCCGCCGCCAGCTTGTCCCCGGAGGGGGACCAGGTGAGGGCGCGGGGACGTCCGGAAGACAGGGGGGTGTCCCCTCCCTGAAGGTCCCGGACTCCCAGGCCGCCGGAGGCCAGGGCGAGCCTTTGCCCCGAAGGGTCCCAGGCCAGGGGGGAGCCGGGGGCCGACGGGCCGAAGCTCCTGACGGTCACCCCCGGGGGGAGGGGGTCTGTAAATATCTGCGGGGCGCACCCGGAGAGAAACAAGAGGAAAACCGGCAGCGCAAGGCACTTGAACGTCCGTAACAGGGTCGGGAACACTCGAAAGGCACCTCCGGGCCATATGCAGGGAAGGATTCGGAAGGGGCGGCAGGGGATCAAAGCGGGCATGCGAAGTCCCAGGGGAAATAATACCAATTCCCCGAGGCATTTTCCCGCCCCCTTGACCCGCCCCCGCAACGATGCAACCCCATCTTGCTCACCCCCACGAACCCACACCACTTATTCTCATTCTTTTGCCCTGCATGAGTCAATCCTGCGCACAGAGTCGCCCGTTGGAAGGTCGCCGGAGTCACACCCCGGAGCGCCACTTTCCAGAAACCCGGCCCGCTCCCGGCGATCGCGCCAAAAAGCAAGGGCGCAGCCATCCGGCTCCGCCCTTGTCTTCCGTCTACTTTTTCGTCTTCCTCTTCCCGCCGAAAAGATCAAGCTGATCGAATCGGTGCCGCTCCACCTTGAAGGGGGGCGGCAGGAAGCGGGGGCACTACAGCAGCAGGGACCCGACCGGCTGCCTGCAACCCCGGATACACTTCGCGCAGAGAGGGTTCCAGCCCCCCGTCTTATCGTCAGGCTTCATCGCCGCCACCTTCCGCCAGAACCCGGTCGATGGCGGCCCGCAGGCGCGCCACCCCCTCCTGTTCCGGCTCGATATCGACCTCGATGCGCCGCTGCGGCTTGGTGTGATCGTAGAGAGGATCGTAGTAGAGGACCATGAGATCCCGCACCAGCTCCTCCCAGCGCCCCGCCTCCAGCAGGCCGACCAGTCGCTCCACCGTCTCTCCGCCGAGGCGGGCCTTGAGGGCCCGGATGGGGGCGACGAACTGCTCCTTGAGCCGGTCCTTGGCCGGGTAGTCCTCGAGGATGACCCGGGCCCGGTACTCGAGGGAGGCCTCCACCCAGACCGAGGTCTCCACCTGCAGCGCGGCGTAGAGCCGCGGCGGCAGCACCACCCGGCCGATATGCCGGCTCTCCCCCTCGGACAGGGCGTAGCCGCCGGGCGGG is a genomic window containing:
- a CDS encoding multiheme c-type cytochrome, producing MKTLFHLTLAVVAAALLPLGQSLAAEDCLPCHREKTPAAVRQWEESAHAGARVGCAACHGVDHKAIEAGEAPVDADVCGKCHRKALLEHRTSRHGMGLHAGWGCTRNLPERDPAECRFCHRKGSEEPVSQVQCARFLKQSSEMGELGCNRCHQVENNCGSCHGNHFTDLAIVRDPASCAKCHMGPDHPQWEMWQTSQHGTLNGSMGPAVGPDCQRCHMPEGSHDVSKGLTAPPSGKPYPEEELPGRRAEMLRICTGCHAPAFARQELARGDAVRAQSLALVREAEAIVWDLADHGLLDPMPEERPPHPLRGEVLVTDGQMLYEDTSRIERLLFKMKKFDFAKTIKGAYHQNPAYTHWYGNAELKMDLVDIRAEASRLRERGEGGKASEKKVAIPRGKKDEEALEALKRKFERGAISPEEYARRKALLLDAFLGEGKALP